Proteins found in one Oncorhynchus mykiss isolate Arlee chromosome 3, USDA_OmykA_1.1, whole genome shotgun sequence genomic segment:
- the LOC118944496 gene encoding CUB domain-containing protein 1-like encodes MWYRTNLPPQLMPLFYLNSSIPSLVVVLSEGVTLTLTPDEGTTLNISQSSECSRRSKCTVCTGTSLKKSCSRAGSDYVVLLTDPKVAVNMEFTCPKPEEVFTVEVVREIDCTTRSCNGDITPIESRTGMLPLQNFTFIWNLKPPVPWAFHLDFTQMGLRQILPSERCPDQHTYTLLALQRTGEAAIGTYYCLWGSGLEPGQALSGGHRKTETEPHHVQHFCWRGNQMRVGQTVISEY; translated from the exons ATGTGGTATAGAACAAACCTGCCTCCCCAACTGATGCCACTCTTctaccttaattcatcaatcccTTCCCTGGTTGTTGTTCTTTCAGAGGGTGTGACACTGACCCTCACCCCTGACGAGGGCACTACTCTCAACATCAGCCAGAGTTCAGAGTGCAGCAGGAGGTCAAAGTGTACGGTATGCACCGGTACAAGCTTGAAGAAGTCCTGTTCCAGGGCTGGAAGTGATTATGTGGTGCTGCTGACAGACCCCAAAGTTGCTGTGAACATGGAGTTCACCTGCCCCAAACCAGAGGAAGTCTTCACTGTGGAAGTGGTCAGGGAAATAG ATTGTACCACAAGGTCCTGTAATGGAGACATCACCCCCATTGAGTCTAGAACCGGAATGCTTCCACTCCAGAACTTCACCTTTATTTGGAACCTGAAGCCCCCGGTTCCATGGGCGTTCCATTTGGACTTCACCCAGATGGGGCTGAGACAGATCCTGCCCTCTGAGAGATGTCCAGACCAGCACACGTATACCCTGCTAGCCCTCCAGAGGACAGGGGAGGCTGCCATCGGGACGTACTACTGTCTCTGGGGCTCAGGTCTTGAACCAGGGCAGGCTCTCTCTGGAGGTCACCGGAAGACGGAAACTGAACCCCACCATGTTCAACACTTCTGTTGGAGAGGAAATCAAATGCGAGTTGGTCAGACAGTGATTTCAGAATACTGA
- the LOC110511808 gene encoding uncharacterized protein LOC110511808 — MLPNIKSLRMLLNRRLKAAVDELFGAVETTIAEYQQELCRSKEEKDRTIAEYQEKMSRSEEENARLQRLLDVVLKPEVKLQRLEDLQQLTLSISEKVSPEQQDCSPGLGQEEPSQIKVEQEELWVISQGQEQLQAMDYDTDDTDDSADTEAFISTARVKGDCNQNPSQSSHLYQVLTQREENTDRDELPSTTMQIEQIKTENVSDSDSQPPSAVNSDWSETQIESGDSVDWMESEGPPPKSKRTQTEVGPRVCTKVRESTVLSHLKSPIPSNA, encoded by the exons ATGTTGCCTAACATAAAATCATTGAGAATGTTGCTTAACAGGCGATTAAAAGCGGCTGTCGACGAGCTATTCGGGGCAGTTGAAACAACGATAGCAGAGTACCAGCAAGAATTATGCCGTTCAAAAGAGGAGAAAGACCGAACGATAGCGGAGTACCAGGAAAAAATGTCCCGTTCGGAAGAAGAGAACGCCCGGCTACAGAGGCTGCTGGATGTCGTTCTTAAACCAGAAGTAAAGTTGCAGAGACTAGAAG ACCTCCAGcagctcactctctccatctctgaaaAAGTTTCCCCTGAGCAGCAGGATTGTAGTCCTGGTCTGGGGCAGGAGGAACCTTCTCAGATTAAAGTGGAACAGGAGGAGCTATGGGTCATCAGTCAGGGACAAGAGCAGCTTCAAGCGATGGATTATGATACTGATGATACTGATGATTCTGCTGATACAGAAGCCTTCATATCTACTGCCAGAGTAAAAGGTGACTGTAATCAGAACCCAAGTCAGTCCTCACATCTTTACCAAGTTTTAACCCAACGTGAAGAAAACACAGACAGGGATGAGCTACCCAGCACCACAATGCAAATTGAACAGATTAAAACAGAAAATGTCAGTGACAGTGACTCTCAGCCCCCATCTGCAGTCAATTCAGACTGGTCTGAAACTCAGATTGAGAGTGGTGATAGTGTTGATTGGATGGAGAGTGAAGGACCTCCACCCAAGTCAAAGAGAACACAGACAGAAGTTGGACCAAGAGTCTGTACTAAAGTCAGAGAATCCACAGTGTTGTCCCATTTGAAATCCCCTATCCCCAGTAATGCGTAA